caagcgaaaatctagcgagccacctttttcaaaattcagtcagatatatatatatatataaaaatctggatgatgtgctcaacagaaggtatgacatGTCATagcttctgttgagcacatcatccagattttatcaacgctctggttctaccattatcagcagtcgtggaaatcaaatggtatatatatatatatatatatatatatatagaaaacccCAATGACGCCgcgacacgtttttgaagaacacctatatttcgaccgacttgtcggtcttcttcagggtgattCACCCTGAATTCgcccgacaagtcggtcgaaatataggtgttcttcaaaaacgtgtctcgtcttcatttgtgttttctatatatatatatatatatatatatatatatatatatatatatatatatatatatatatatatattaccaGTTGATTCACCAACTTTAATGTTCGAGCTCTCAAAGGAGGATAACATTGGGGTCTTTAATGAACATTTGTCTAACGATGTGGCTTCTGGGGAGATGCCAACACTCATTGATACTCCAGATGGATGGACAAAAGTGACTCCAGTAATTACACCTAATTGTTCTTCTGTTGATGACTTAGCgttgttattggttgatttaactGAGGGGCAGACTAGTAGGGACCTGACTCTATCTCTGCCTAGTCAAGAGTTTTCTAGTGGTGTGTACACCCAATGAGAGTACAGCGGGGAATATCTGTGATGAACTAAGGGTAGAATGTGACGCACCTAGAGATGGACATCTTCGGATGGGAACATGCAATGAACGGGTATTTCTTGATGGACTTCAGGTGGTTATTAATTTATCTAGCAGAGTGTTTACTCCGGCTGAGATGTCCTTATTATCAAAAGGGTTATCATTTTGTCTGACTCCAAAAGAGGTTGATATATTTCCCTTGAAGAAAgacatgtttgattttgtaagacGTCTGCGCTTAAAAGAGTATTATTGTGGTGAGGAGAGTATAGATGGGGACTTTTCAGACCAACCCGCGTTCAGAAAAAGATCTACTTGGTGTCCAGAGAGAAATGGGGATGCAATATAAGAAACTTATGTAAGTTGTTGGAGAAGAGAATACTCTCACAGGATTTAAATATTCGCTGTCACagaaatttatctaaggatgaGCAGGAAGCATTGGAAAATTTGAGGAGATATGAGGATATCATTATAAAGCCGGCTGATAAGGGTTCAGCTGTGGTGGTTATGGACAGGGCACGGTATGTTGGTGAAGCCATGAGGCAGCTGAGTGATAAAGACTGGGTCGAGGTATGCGGAGTGAGTAGACGTGTCTTTTTGCCGTTCCCCAACGTTTCACTTTTGAGCAATGATTTTCGGCTGATAATTTGTATGAATTCTAAAAGAAAAGCCAGGAATAGCAGTGACTCAAGTACCTGTGGTAGTTCACCAGTGGAGAAAAGAGCGAGGGAGATTTTATCAAGCTCAAACTCCTCGCCCGAACGTTGGGTAGTTGGGAATTCGGAGGTTGTCGAGGTCGTCGAAATGCCAGAAAATTTAGAGTCGAAAGTTGACCTCATTCTTGCGAGACTAGAGACTATGGATAAAAAGCTCGAGAATATTAATACTGCAGTGTCAAATCTGGAGAgtaaattcaacaaattggaaGACAGAGTTGTGAAGCTCGAAGACGCTCAATCGACCACGAGGAACACCTTTAGAGAGATGGAAGATGGCCTCCAAGAATTTAATACACGAGTTAATGAAGCTAAAGCAACCggtgagaaaataaaagaactttgTGTGAATAAATGTAAAGAAttggaaaacaaattattgtatGCTGAAGTCTATCAGAGGAGAGAAAATTTGCGTTTCTACGGAATTGAGGAGACTGATGGAAACGAAAATTCACTGAAGGTCCTTCAATCCTTCTTGGAGCGGCAGTGTGGAATCGAACCAGGCATAGAATTTCAGCGCGTTCATAGAATTGGAAATCCTCGCAGAGATGGAAGCCCTAGAGCGATCATTGCTCGGTTCCTTAGATATGGAGATAGAgaattgatttttttcaaatgcaaaaAAGCTAAAGGATACCGAGTACAGGATCTCTGCCGACCTGCCGAAAGAAATCGTACAGCGAAGGAAACTACAGTCAAAGAAGCTGGTCGAAGCAAGGAAAGCTGGTAAGACAGCCTTTTTCAGCCGCGCCGAACCTGATAAGTTATTTATTGATGGAGTCTTAAATTCGATCTAATTCTTGCTGGATTATTAATTAAATGGTTGTCATTGCATTATTATTGTAAGAGCCTGAATTTTACTTTTATGTTTGTGTTTAATATGCAGTATCTGGCTTGCCTTTAGCCGAATGACTACTTTTAGTATTTGATGTTGTTAAACGAAACTGGAGGGAACGAGGCTCATCATCATTTCTCTTCTCCGCTTTATaggttttgtatttgttttgtgtttatttttgcttttctttttgttttgcataTTAACTAAATTATGTCCCTCGAGTCGTTCTACGGTGGCGCAACAGTTTTTCTGGTCACCTTTTATCGTGTTTTGCCGTTTTGGTTATTCGTTAGTGTTGTTCTCGGTGTTAATAGTAAGTGTTAAAATGGAGAGTATCGAAATGTCTTTAAACAAATGCCGGCTTGTTAATATTTTCAAGGTGCAAAATTTTTTACCTTTGAAATCAGTTAAATTTGTTTGTGGCTTTTGGAAGTTTGTAACTTAGGAATTAATGGTAGGTAGTAACCTGGCATTTAAATTAATATCATTAAATGCTCGAGGGGTTCGCTCTTTTGAGAAACGGAAAGCGGTATTCGGATGGTTTTTGAATCAAAAAGCTGATTTATGCTTCCTGCAGGAAACTTATAGCACTAAGGAAGTTGAGAATATTTGGAAAAAGCAGTGGAAGGGCGAGATGTTTTTCTCGCACGGCTCGGAACATAGCAGAGGTGTACTCATTTTAATTAAGAATAGCTTGGAATTCGAACTTATATCCGTGCGGGCTGACAAAGAAGGgcgttttatttttcttgaggCATTTGTGCAAGATCAAAAGTTCTTATTTGTAAACATTTATGCTCCAAACAAATTGAGCGAACAAACTCTCTTTTTTGATCAAATTAAGGATGAATTGGACAACAGCGGTATAGATGAAGACTGTAGGATCATAATGGGGGGGGATTTCAATGTTATTTTAGATCCTGACCTGGATGGATCTGGCGGCAATCCAAAATTGAAGGAATCGGTTAAACAGATTGAAAATATTTGTCTGTTGTGGGATTTAGTTGATATTTGGAGGGTTAGGAATCCGGAAATAAAACGATTCACTTGGAGACAGAAAAAACCGTTAATTCAAAGAAGGCTAGATTTTTGGTTAGTTGACAATGCTCTGCAAGAGGAGATTGACCACGCAGACATTGTTCCTTCCATTAAGTCAGATCATTCTGCAATTCTGCTGTCGGTTGATGGAATAGATGAACAAATTCGCGGACCCTCCTTTTGGAAATTTAACGCAAGTTTATTAGATGATAAGGACTATGTAATTTTAATTAATGGTAAATATGAGGTTTGGGTTGATGAATTTAAAGATATTGACGACCCTAGGTTGTTCTGGGATCTTATTAAGTACAAGATTCGACAAGATACAATTTCTTATAGCAAATTCAAAGCAAGGGAAAGAAAGGCCAAATTGGCagacttagaaaaaaaattgaaaaaccttCAGGTAAAATGCGATCAGGACCCGTCACTAGAAAATGTTAACAAACTTGAGATTCTTAAGACTGAGTATGATCTTCAGTATGAGTATTTAGCACAAGGGGCAATAATACGTTCGAGGGCTAGGTGGTACGAGCAAGGGGAGAAGagtaacaaatattttttaaatttggagAGCTCTAGGGGTAAAAAAAGTACAATTCGAAAGATTTTTAGAGAGGATAAGTCTTTGACAACGAATCCAAAAATAATTATGGATGAACTTAAAGGTTTTTACTCAAATCTTTATCAGGCAAATTCCTCTCGAGATAGTGTATCCTTGGCAGACTCCTTTCTTAAGAACGTGCCCGTACCCAAACTTTCCGAAGTACAGAAAGGAAAATGTGAGGAAAATTTGTCAGTCAGTGAATGTTTTGATActttgaaaagttttaaaaaaaataaaactcctGGCAACGATGGCCTCACAGTGGAGTTTTATTTAGCCTTTTGGCCTATCCTTGGAAAACATTTAGTAAATTCTTTCAATTATGCACATAATTATGGAGAGTTATCTAACTCTCAGAAGCAAgcagttattattttattagaaaagaaaggtaaagacAAAAGGCTAATTAAAAACTGGCGACCAATTTCCCTCATTAATGTTGACACCAAAATAGTTTCTAAGGCATTAGCCAAACGACTAGAGCATATTCTACCTGACTTGATCCACTACAATCAAAATGCGTATGTGAAAGGCAGATCAATCTTTGATGCTGTCAGGACTATCGATGATGTATTAGAATATACAAAACGAAGTGAGCAGTCTGGTGTTTTGGTaacaattgattttgaaaaagcatttgatTCTCTGGATCACAAATTCCTTTTTAAAGTCCTTCatacttttaattttggaccatcTTTTATTCAATGGATTCGAACTTTCTATTCAAATGTTTCGAGCTGCGTCATAAATAATGGTTTTGCAACAAGCTATTTTGGTGTTAACCGGGGGGTAAGACAAGGGGACCCCTTATCCCCTCTTTTGTTCATCTTATGTTTAGAAGTTATGGCGTGTAGTATTCGTCTAAATGATAAAATTCAGGGTATCaaaattaagaatgaagaagtaaaattgtctctctttgctgatgacatgacatgttttttgagaaATAAGTCTTCTTACCAGCATTTGAGTTGTAGTctggaatgtttttcaaaattttcaggtttAAAATTGAACGAAGAAAAGACATAATTTTTTCGGTTGGGGGTTCATAACCTGTGTGAAGAGTTCCCTTGTAAGTTTAAGCTCTCTATTCAAATTTTGGGTGTGCATTTTGATTACGATGAGTTGTCTAGGGAAAAGGCAAATTTTGAAGCGACGTTAAAGTCTATTAAAAGAACATTAAGTATGTGGAAATGGAGAGGGCTTACGCTTATTGGGAGAATACAAATTGTCAAATCATTTGCCGTTCCAAAATTTATGTCTAAAGCATCCCTTATTTATGTTTCGAATGATCTTATACAGgcagcaaacaaagaatttttcaattttatttggaaagggaagGATAAGATAAAACGGCTTGCCTTGATTAATGATATTGAATATGGAGGGTTAAAGATGATGGACCTAGAATCTATGATTCGTGCACAAAGAATCATGTGTTTGAAGAAGTATATTGATGATTATACTAGTGCTTGGAAAAGTTGCTTGAGTTACTATTTGGAAAAAGTAGGAGGAAAGTTCATTTTGCAGTGCCATTTTGATTGCCGTAACTTGCCCATATTTATGCCTGGGTTTTACAAAGACTGCCTAGATGCTTGGTCCTCTCTCACAAGGCAGGAAGTGTATTCTTATGAAGATATAATGAATCAAGTTGTGTGGAATAACAGATATATTTTGAGTGAGGGTAAATCTTTGCATTATCCTTTTTTTCATAACATATGTGGGATAAGTAAAGTTGGTGATTTGGTATCTAGTGATAATATTTTCCTAAGAAGTGGAAAAGTCCTCAATGCAAAACTAACTCCAAGTCAATATTTCCTCTTAATGGGAGTGGTCAGTGCCATACCTAATGAATGGCGTTCCACCATTAAGGGAAGAAGGGTTCATGTTGATCCACATCCTTTTTTTGAGAGTTCCTTTCGAGTGCGAATAAGGGGTGAGATGTTCGACCTTTCAAGCGTCTCCTCCAAAACACTTTACAGAGAGTTCCGTTCTCGTAAAGTAATCCCTCCAACCGCTCAAGCTAAATTTAAGGAGGAGTATTCTAGCCTCTCTGTTGACTGGAAAGAAATCTATTCATTAGCCTTCAATGTTACTTTAGATACAAATTTGAGAGCATTCCAATATAAATTGCTGAACCGTATTATTTTTACGAATGATAAACTTTTTAAATTCAGACTTGTAGATTCGCCATCTTGTACCTTCTGTAAGACAAATGAAGAGTCCCTCgagcatttgttgtttttctgcaagatAACTGAGTTCTTCTGGAAAGAGGTGTTATCATGGCTAGCTATCCTTAACAACGAAATCATAGACTTTTCACTTATAGATGTCTTGTTTGGTAAATTTGATATTGATGAAGACTTTATAGTAATAAACCAcattcttttgcttgcaaaatttTATATCTATAGGTCCAAGCTTGATAATACAAAGCCGTCTTTAGAAGTTTTTAAGACTAAATTGAAGGCCATTTTTAACATAGAATTTTTGATTGCCAAAAGAAACGGTAAACTTGCACAACATTACAAAAAGTGGGATTCCTTTATTTCCGTATTGGTATAAGTAACTTTACTTTCTATTATATAATAGCATTGATAGATAAATATCAATACATTATGCCACGCAAATTTGTAGCCTGTGTAACAAGCTGGTTGTGTTTCAAGTAGTGTAAGTAAGATTAGTGTTTAAGGTATTGTTGTTAGTGTAAGTaatagtagttttttttttttttttttttttaaagtaaattcatattgtaagtattgtaattATGTAAAAATGTCAGTTGTAATAGTGTTGTAAGAGTGTTGTAAGTATTGTTCGTTTTCTAAATAATGTAtatattcaaataaaaattgacaaaaaaaaaaaaaaaaaaaaaaataaagacgtCTATCTTCCTTTGTCAAACGATCCAACAGCGGAAATGGTTGATATAATTAATGAAAGAGTTCGTAGACTTCCTAGTGATGGGTATATTAGTGATTCAACTCTAGAGTTTTTATTGATTAACTGTAATGCAAGAGCTGGACGTTTTTATCTCCTTCCTAaaatccaaaagaaaaatagccctGGTCGGCCGGTTATTTCTGGTTGCAACACACCCACAGAGAAAATATCTGCTTTTGTCGATCATCAATTGAAACATTTAGTACCTCAAATTCCATCTTATGTTAAGGATACTAATGACTTTCTCGCCAAACTTAAAGATATGGAGAGGTTTCCCGACGGAGCGATTCTGGTCACTATTGATGTGGTCGGTCTTTATCCCAACATTCCTCATGATGAAGGTTTGGAAGCTCTGCGACGAACTCTGAACAAGAGATCTAACCCTGTGATTCCTACCGATCATATTGTCGACctggctgaattggttctcaagaACAACGACTTTGAATTTGATGGCAGCCatttttactcgtggatatatccacgagttttggggagaatgtttatgcaaatgtgtcactcctgcgtaaccggaagttcaatgtaattagccaatcaggatggataatACTTCGCTCGACTATCAGCTGTAAGATTGATTTCCTGTTCGCTAGGTAATGCACCGCCATTGCTCTTCCTGGTGTTTGTACTTTAGTGTTTGAACAGCTTGAATTTTCTCGGTCCATTTAGAAGCAAGATTCTAAAGAATTAAGGAGATTGCGGCCTTCGAAGGTGGAGCAAAAGATTCTAAACAAGTACACATTAGCGTAGTTAATTGTGCACCGCCTTTCACTCGCCAATGCGTGGACTTAAATGTCGAAATCGAATCAGCACATGGCAAGAAGACAGAAGTCGCTGTCGATCCCCTAAGCTCACGggcgattaataaattcaatttggAAGATGACCTCCATTTGGAGAGTGACCTCGGTCATTGATTATGTAAGGAAAACTGATGAGGAATCCGTACCGATCTCCAGCGATAGAGCAACGGTTGAATCCGTTcagaaatgtaaacatgctCGCCGGGACAAAGAACCTTccagaattttttaaaagaaagcgtCGAGCTTGTTTAGTGAGGGCAAGgtagttagaaaaaaaatatggtttaaaatattgtttaaagaagaaagcaattagctcgtttgagttgaggaagtgtttatctcttgcttttcgaaaatatataAGGATGTCTAGACCTACATGTAGACCACAACTCAAGCGTAACAAATGTTCGAGAGTTGGGGCTTCTAATCGTCGTGTTATTTTTACTACAGTAAAAACCAGCGTACATGAACATCCaggccaatttcaaactattgtGGTACAttgcatatccacgagtaacgacagtggcactttgatttacaaaagcgtggtacagccattggtacaaggatggcacctgcatatgctaatttatttatgcactacctcgaatcacagttactgaatttagctccagtcaaacctatctttggctcaggtacattgatgatattttcatgatctggacagcgggggaacaatcacttcaagagttccttcagtggataaatcagttacacaacaacatcaagtttacatgggactggtcaaaacgtaccattaattatctagatgtacaaattatcaacaataatggtgttattgaaactgatttatacactaagcctactgataagcatcagtacttgttccatacttcatgtcatccaaagggggttaaacaaagcctcccctatgcacaggcccttaggctccgtcgtatttgctccacctctgctgcgtttgagaacagggcagctgctcttcaaaagcatttggttcatagaggttatagggaaccctttgttcggggccaaatacatcgggctcggatgttagaccgtaatgagctatttgttcctaagcaagggactactcAGAAAAGCgtgccctttgtggttacatatcacccgggtctacccaatatagggggaatattaaaagagttacacccccttttaagcctttccaatagatg
This window of the Acropora muricata isolate sample 2 chromosome 14, ASM3666990v1, whole genome shotgun sequence genome carries:
- the LOC136898088 gene encoding uncharacterized protein, translating into MVDIINERVRRLPSDGYISDSTLEFLLINCNARAGRFYLLPKIQKKNSPGRPVISGCNTPTEKISAFVDHQLKHLVPQIPSYVKDTNDFLAKLKDMERFPDGAILVTIDVVGLYPNIPHDEGLEALRRTLNKRSNPVIPTDHIVDLAELVLKNNDFEFDGSHFYSWIYPRVLGRMFMQMCHSCVTGSSM